The segment AAGGAATTAAAGCACATAGAATATACTATGCCTTGGTCTTCTTTCTTCCCGTTATTTCTTTAGGATGTCTATCTTCAACTTTTTGAGCCTTGGTTCGTTTTAAGAGTTCAGAGGCCGGTTCGTCGTTCAGGTCCTGGGGCACGAGTTCACCGCGGAAGGCCTTGGCCAGGATGGATTGGGTGAGTTTATCCACTTGAGCTTTTGCTTTGTGGTAACGGGCTTCGATCCTGTTCAAGGGCAAAGA is part of the Deltaproteobacteria bacterium genome and harbors:
- a CDS encoding specificity determinant for hsdM and hsdR; this translates as SLPLNRIEARYHKAKAQVDKLTQSILAKAFRGELVPQDLNDEPASELLKRTKAQKVEDRHPKEITGRKKTKA